A single genomic interval of Spinacia oleracea cultivar Varoflay chromosome 6, BTI_SOV_V1, whole genome shotgun sequence harbors:
- the LOC110791200 gene encoding light-regulated protein 1, chloroplastic, whose product MQAATCFVQPLFPCNKSSIFISSPVKTTISLTNNSRASPINAASSAPYESLSVNYNSPFSVFPAEACDIVGGDACAAVIYPETKLDKPKENNRNTVEQFDRDYFDYNSEPKSVLRGEACDDLGGEFCEPLYMRD is encoded by the exons ATGCAGGCTGCTACTTGCTTTGTTCAACCACTTTTCCCTTGTAATAAATCTTCCATTTTTATCAGCTCCCCTGTTAAAACAACCATCTCTTTAACTAATAATTCCCGTGCTTCCCCAATCAATGCCGCTTCATCAGCACCTTATGAGTCATTATCAGTTAACTACAACTCTCCGTTCTC GGTGTTTCCTGCAGAAGCGTGTGACATTGTTGGGGGAGATGCTTGTGCAGCAGTAATCTATCCTGAAACTAAACTTGATAAACCAAAGGAAAACAATAGAAACACTGTTGAACAGTTTGATAGGGACTACTTTGATTACAACAGTGAACCCAAAAG TGTGCTTAGGGGAGAGGCATGTGATGATCTTGGGGGTGAATTTTGTGAGCCTCTTTATATGAGAGATTGA
- the LOC110791201 gene encoding sialyltransferase-like protein 1 translates to MRPQTQSKHRHSIMHLVCILVCFCLFVFFIQSSIFSGGRKVELLNRLEVEILSQFQTNIQQCVAKRGLGLTADIIDHCKLKLKYPEDTNSTWYNVQFKKKEPLEYEYDICEALLLWEQYRNVTTVLTREYLDVRPDGWFDYAAKRIAQLGDKKCHNQSLCDDLLSPILPATPPFHPRQFERCAVVGNSGDLLLTEFGEEIDSHDAVIRDNEAPVNEKYAKFVGTKRTFRLGVRGTARNMINILKGAPEEVFIIKSVTHRDFNEMIKSIANPVYLFQGIVLRRGAKGTGMKSVELALSMCDIVDIYGFTVDPGYKEWTRYFSEPRKGHNPLQGRAYYQLLECLGVIRIHSPMRAEREEEWSNIPSRDAIKRAHTAAIRLKQNVIGQVGDEGQFRNCKFWGEKGADYNGPVSGSFDMSEVRKKSNYSKWEVMPFENLRKEAQEYYRQMEGVSLYKVDGNKLDDLVCIRHTSKSAE, encoded by the exons ATGAGACCTCAAACACAAAGCAAGCACCGACATTCTATCATGCATCTAGTTTGCATTCTCGTTTGTTTCTGTCTCTTCGTTTTCTTCATTCAATCTTCTATATTTAGCG GTGGTAGAAAGGTAGAACTTTTGAATAGATTGGAAGTTGAAATCTTGTCTCAGTTTCAAACCAATATTCAGCAATGTGTG GCAAAGAGGGGACTTGGACTTACTGCAGATATTATTGATCACTGCAAATTGAAACTCAAATATCCTGAAGACACTAACAGCACATGG TATAATGTTCAGTTCAAGAAGAAGGAACCATTAGAGTATGAGTATGATATATGTGAAGCACTTTTACTTTGGGAACAG TATCGCAATGTCACAACAGTATTGACAAGAGAATATCTAGATGTtcgtccagatggttggtttgactatgcaGCGAAACGGATAGCCCAATT GGGAGATAAGAAATGCCACAATCAATCTCTTTGTGATGATCTTCTCAGTCCTATTTTACCAGCTACACCACCATTTCATCCCCGTCAATTTGAAAGATGTGCAGTTGTAGGAAATTCTGGAGATCTTTTATTGACAGAGTTTGGAGAAGAGATTGACAGTCATGACGCAGTGATTAGAGATAACGAGGCTCCTGTTAATGAG AAGTATGCCAAATTTGTTGGTACAAAGCGGACCTTTCGCCTAGGAGTTAGAGGCACTGCTCGTAACATGATCAACATTCTCAAAGGGGCCC CTGAGGAAGTATTTATCATCAAAAGTGTGACACACAGAGACTTCAATGAGATGATAaag AGTATTGCGAATCCAGTTTACCTGTTCCAGGGGATTGTGCTGCGAAGAGGGGCCAAAGGGACAGGGATGAAGTCTGTAGAGCTTGCACTTTCAATGTGTGACATCGTTGACATATATGGTTTTACTGTGGACCCTGGGTATAAAGAATG GACAAGATACTTCTCGGAACCAAGGAAGGGACACAACCCACTTCAAGGAAGAGCTTACTATCAACTACTCGAGTGCCTGGGG GTGATAAGAATACATTCACCAATGAGAGCTGAAAGGGAGGAAGAGTGGTCAAATATACCAAGTCGAGATGCAATAAAGAGAGCTCACACTGCAGCTATACGTCTAAAACAGAATGTGATAGGTCAGGTTGGTGACGAGGGGCAGTTCAGAAATTGCAAGTTTTGGGGTGAGAAAGGCGCTGATTATAACGGCCCAGTCTCTGGTTCTTTTGACATGAGTGAAGTAAGAAAGAAGTCAAACTACAGTAAGTGGGAAGTGATGCCTTTCGAGAACTTGAGGAAGGAAGCACAGGAATATTACCGGCAAATGGAGGGGGTTTCCTTGTATAAGGTGGATGGTAATAAGTTGGACGATCTTGTTTGTATAAGACACACATCAAAATCTGCAGAATGA